From a region of the Ardenticatena maritima genome:
- a CDS encoding VOC family protein, translating into MGIGIDHLVIGVPSLEAAITAWRAAGFHVIEGGVHAGGLTHNALVVLEDGSYLELLAPTNAVRWQALRAAARVGLLDGALSGFSPIQKRMVRYALGPYGLVDFAVNVEDAAAEAEAAEARGVLMTPAIEGARARPDGREVRWITATPQDADLPFFIQDLTPREWRVPVEGAAHPNQAYSIRKLVVLARRPAETAAHYEMLLDVSPVRFDEHGILFALGAARVEVREPISDEERNALGNRAARPWALELRTHDTHMAGTVEFPPELHVPLTLVPDAL; encoded by the coding sequence TGGTGATTGGCGTGCCCTCGCTGGAAGCGGCGATTACCGCCTGGCGGGCGGCGGGGTTTCACGTCATTGAGGGCGGGGTGCATGCCGGCGGTTTGACGCACAACGCCCTGGTGGTGCTGGAAGATGGCTCCTATTTGGAGTTGCTTGCGCCCACCAATGCGGTGCGCTGGCAGGCGTTGCGGGCGGCGGCGCGGGTGGGCTTGCTTGATGGTGCACTGAGCGGCTTTTCGCCCATTCAGAAGCGCATGGTGCGCTATGCGTTGGGACCATACGGCCTGGTGGATTTTGCCGTCAATGTGGAAGACGCCGCTGCCGAGGCTGAGGCGGCGGAAGCGCGGGGTGTGCTGATGACGCCCGCTATTGAAGGGGCGCGCGCTCGTCCTGATGGGCGCGAGGTGCGCTGGATTACGGCTACGCCGCAGGATGCGGATTTGCCCTTCTTCATTCAAGACCTGACGCCGCGTGAGTGGCGTGTGCCTGTGGAGGGCGCGGCGCACCCCAATCAGGCGTACAGCATTCGCAAATTGGTTGTGTTGGCGCGTCGTCCGGCGGAGACAGCGGCGCATTACGAGATGCTGCTCGATGTGTCGCCGGTCCGGTTTGACGAGCACGGCATTTTGTTTGCGTTGGGCGCGGCGCGTGTGGAAGTGCGCGAACCGATAAGCGATGAGGAACGCAACGCGCTGGGTAATCGGGCGGCGCGCCCGTGGGCGCTGGAACTGCGCACACACGATACCCACATGGCCGGCACGGTTGAATTTCCGCCGGAGTTGCACGTCCCGTTGACGCTGGTCCCCGATGCGTTGTAA
- the mvaD gene encoding diphosphomevalonate decarboxylase, which yields MNAYPRSATANAGANIALIKYWGVRDATLNIPLNDSVSFTLDTTRTTTTVTFDPDLPADELLIGGEPAAPAATERASRHLDILREMAGVSWRARIVSENTFPMGAGIASSASAFAALTVAAAAALGLSLDTRALSRIARRGSGSAARSIEGGFVWWHAGIDDATSYAEQIAPPEHWDLCDIVAVVEEGEKRVSSAQGHLLAESSPFLETRLSLVHKALPRVREAILNRDLATLGPIIETDALAMHFVMMSSQPRLFYWTGATLDILKAIERWRDEGLPVWFTIDAGPNVHLICEANHRDAVATAARSLPGVRDIIIARPGPGATLV from the coding sequence ATGAACGCATACCCTCGTTCCGCAACAGCCAACGCCGGCGCCAACATCGCCCTGATCAAATACTGGGGCGTGCGCGACGCAACGCTCAACATTCCGCTGAACGACAGCGTCTCGTTCACGCTGGACACCACCCGCACCACCACCACCGTCACCTTCGACCCCGACCTGCCCGCCGACGAACTGCTCATCGGGGGCGAACCAGCCGCGCCGGCCGCGACTGAACGCGCTTCACGCCACCTGGACATTCTGCGTGAAATGGCGGGGGTCTCATGGCGGGCGCGCATCGTCTCCGAAAACACCTTCCCCATGGGGGCGGGGATTGCCAGCAGCGCCTCCGCCTTTGCCGCATTGACGGTTGCCGCCGCCGCGGCATTGGGGCTATCACTCGACACCCGTGCTCTGAGCCGCATTGCACGGCGTGGCTCCGGGTCAGCGGCGCGCTCGATTGAAGGGGGGTTTGTCTGGTGGCACGCCGGCATTGACGACGCCACCTCCTATGCGGAGCAAATCGCACCACCCGAACATTGGGACCTGTGCGACATTGTGGCCGTGGTGGAAGAGGGCGAAAAGCGCGTTTCCTCGGCGCAAGGGCATCTGCTGGCGGAATCCAGCCCCTTCCTGGAAACGCGGCTCTCGCTGGTGCACAAAGCGCTGCCGCGCGTGCGCGAAGCCATCCTCAACCGCGACCTCGCCACGCTGGGACCTATTATCGAAACCGACGCGCTGGCCATGCACTTTGTGATGATGAGCAGTCAACCGCGCCTGTTCTACTGGACGGGGGCGACGCTCGACATCTTGAAAGCCATCGAACGCTGGCGCGATGAGGGGCTGCCGGTCTGGTTCACGATTGACGCCGGACCCAACGTCCACCTGATTTGTGAAGCCAACCACCGCGACGCAGTAGCGACGGCGGCGCGTTCACTGCCCGGCGTGCGCGACATCATCATCGCCCGCCCCGGTCCAGGGGCGACGTTGGTGTAA